The following coding sequences are from one Gossypium hirsutum isolate 1008001.06 chromosome A12, Gossypium_hirsutum_v2.1, whole genome shotgun sequence window:
- the LOC107939442 gene encoding uncharacterized protein has product MRAPNMATITESLERSLQNFSLNHERSNEGGAEEGIIGRSSTSGDNNNLPNTVSDTSLELNSHLSLPYHWEQCLDLKTGEIYYINWRNGMKASVDPRTAAEYSGDYYSEEEEEEEENDDSLYDSEELSSESSPSSSRERGHYNNNSSSSNHQGVEKEKEKDNVLVVAGCKSCLMYFMVPKQVEDCPKCNEQLLHLDRSQTGFP; this is encoded by the exons ATGAGAGCACCAAACATGGCAACGATCACAGAATCATTGGAGAGGTCCTTACAGAACTTTTCTTTGAACCATGAAAGAAGCAACGAAGGTGGGGCTGAAGAAGGGATAATAGGGAGGTCTTCCACATCAGGTGACAACAACAACCTTCCAAACACCGTTTCTGACACTAGCTTGGAGCTCAACTCTCATCTCTCTCTTCCTTACCATTGGGAACAATGCCTTGATCTCAAG ACAGGGGAGATTTACTACATAAACTGGAGGAACGGGATGAAAGCAAGTGTGGATCCAAGGACAGCAGCTGAGTATAGTGGAGATTATTACtcggaagaggaagaagaagaagaagaaaacgatGATAGTTTGTATGACAGTGAAGAACTATCATCGGAGTCATCACCTTCTTCTTCAAGAGAGAGAGGGCATTATAAtaacaacagcagcagcagcaaccaCCAAGGAgtagagaaagagaaagagaaagataatgttttggttgtagCTGGTTGCAAGAGCTGTCTTATGTATTTCATGGTCCCCAAGCAAGTTGAAGATTGCCCTAAATGTAACGAGCAACTTCTTCACTTGGATCGATCCCAAACTGGCTTTCCATAA